The segment CAGGGAAACGGGTGTGGAGCCAGACGATATCAAGCAGCTGAGTGACGTGACGAAGCTCCCGTTCACGCAGAAGATCGATCTCCGGAATACCTATCCTACCGGCATGTTCTGCCTGCCCGGCGACTGGGTGGTGCGCTATCATGTCTCCAGTGGCACGACCGGAAAGCCCACGGTGGTCGGGTACACGCAGGGTGACATTGATATGTGGACGGATTCGCTGGCACGCGCGCTCACCTCGATCGGCCTGGGTCGTGGCGACGTGATTCAGGTAGGGTATGGTTACGGGCTCTTTACCGGTGGGCTCGGGCTGCATTACGGCGCTGAGAAGATCGGCGCGACCGTGCTCCCGATCGGTGCCGGGAATACCGAACGTCAGATCGAGCTCATGCAGGATCTCGGCAGCACTGCTATTGCCTGCACGCCCTCGTATTTCCTGTACATTAATGAGGTGGCCCAGAATATGGGTATCAGTATTCGAGATGATACGAAGCTCAAAGTGGGCGTCTTCGGTGCGGAGCCGTGGTCGAATGAGACGCGGAAGCGAATTGAGGAGGCCACGGGAATCAAAGCCTATGACATTTTTGGCACGAGCGAGATGAGCGGACCGCTGTTCACCGAGTGCCATCTGCAGAACGGCATCCACGTCTGGGCTGATCTCTTCTTGATCGAGGCAGTGGATCCGGATACGGACGAGCAGGTGGCGGATGGCGAGCGCGGCGAACTGGTGGTGACTTCACTGGATAAATGGGCTTTCCCGCTCATCAGGTTCCGGCTTGGAGATCTGACGATCATCGATCACGAGCCCTGTGAGTGCGGGCGCACGCATCCGCGGATCTTGCGGATTCTCGGTCGCACGGACGATATGATCGTGGTGCGGGGGATAAATGTCTTCCCGAGCCAGGTCGAATCGGTGCTCATGCGGATTCCTGAGGTGGGTGACCACTACCAGATCATTGTGGATCGTAAAGGGCCGCTGGACGTCATGACGGTCGAGGTCGAGGTGACCGAGCAGGTGTTCAGCGATAAGATCGCGGATTTGATGACCCTGAGCAACCGAATCTCGAAAGAGCTCAGGAACGTCTTGAATATCACGGCGGAAGTGAATCTGGTGGAGCCCGGGTCGATCCCGCGATCAATGGGGAAGGCGAAACGGGTAATAGACAAGAGGCAGGTGTGAGAAGAGGGATGGTGGCGATAAAGCAGATCTCGATTTTTATGGAGAATAAGCCGGGCAGCTTGGCCAGGGTAGCAAAGACGCTCTCGGGCGGCGGCGTGAATATCCGGGCGTTAACGGTTGCGGAAGCGGGCGACTTTGGCGTTATCCGGATGGTGGTGGACGATACGGCGAAGGGCTACCAGGTGCTCAGGGACGGCGGGTTCACGGTCTCGGAGACGGACGTGCTCGCGGTGGAGCTCAAAGACGTT is part of the Methanomicrobia archaeon genome and harbors:
- a CDS encoding ACT domain-containing protein gives rise to the protein MVAIKQISIFMENKPGSLARVAKTLSGGGVNIRALTVAEAGDFGVIRMVVDDTAKGYQVLRDGGFTVSETDVLAVELKDVPGGLYEIAKTLGESNINMDYAYAFVTAKAERALLIVRVDDLNGAVEVLQKAGIAIATRQEVQNI
- a CDS encoding phenylacetate--CoA ligase family protein; this translates as MIRMFRYWNPHIERMPVDDLHKLQEDRLRSLVRFVYAHSSFYRDRFRETGVEPDDIKQLSDVTKLPFTQKIDLRNTYPTGMFCLPGDWVVRYHVSSGTTGKPTVVGYTQGDIDMWTDSLARALTSIGLGRGDVIQVGYGYGLFTGGLGLHYGAEKIGATVLPIGAGNTERQIELMQDLGSTAIACTPSYFLYINEVAQNMGISIRDDTKLKVGVFGAEPWSNETRKRIEEATGIKAYDIFGTSEMSGPLFTECHLQNGIHVWADLFLIEAVDPDTDEQVADGERGELVVTSLDKWAFPLIRFRLGDLTIIDHEPCECGRTHPRILRILGRTDDMIVVRGINVFPSQVESVLMRIPEVGDHYQIIVDRKGPLDVMTVEVEVTEQVFSDKIADLMTLSNRISKELRNVLNITAEVNLVEPGSIPRSMGKAKRVIDKRQV